A genome region from Paenibacillus pabuli includes the following:
- a CDS encoding GerAB/ArcD/ProY family transporter, translated as MNTSGNRYSMSPIHLYFVLYVSLVGVGLMNFQYKMLRGAEKDGWISILAAAVLISIILKMMFVLLSRQSPGQSSLVHINQRYWGRIAGSVLNWIFILYFLLGAFVAYRSYIHIIQLWILPTQNNGLLGIVVLLLVYYCVSGGIQSVTGMCLWGTLFILVFVFPQTFLVTSYLHPRNLLPVLDHNVTSLWLSTRDMLHEFIGCGTLLVVYPYIKTPGRSLKWAYLALATATIVYLVFFIYSFMYFNHGQMKEHLWPTLSLISIIEMPLIQRMEYLVLSFWLLKVLSIITLGLWAACHCLKLERSIKPSLGLKLAIVLFAVLLFVVKDTVDIDMVTELYTRTGEILILLYVPLLFIISLVRKNMGDSAGPQDTSDQAKGEET; from the coding sequence CATCCATCTGTATTTTGTGCTCTATGTGAGTTTGGTTGGCGTGGGGTTGATGAATTTTCAATATAAAATGCTGCGCGGCGCCGAGAAAGATGGCTGGATCAGCATTTTGGCCGCGGCTGTCCTGATCTCCATCATCCTTAAAATGATGTTTGTGCTGCTATCTCGCCAATCCCCCGGTCAATCCTCACTAGTTCATATCAATCAGCGGTATTGGGGGCGAATTGCGGGTTCAGTCCTGAATTGGATCTTTATTTTATATTTTCTGCTGGGTGCTTTTGTGGCATATCGCTCCTATATTCATATCATCCAGCTGTGGATTCTTCCAACGCAAAATAACGGGCTGCTGGGCATCGTGGTCCTGCTGCTTGTCTATTACTGTGTCTCTGGCGGAATTCAGTCGGTCACCGGAATGTGCCTCTGGGGCACCCTCTTCATCCTTGTGTTTGTCTTCCCCCAGACATTCTTGGTCACTTCCTATCTTCATCCACGAAATCTTCTTCCCGTGTTGGATCATAATGTCACATCCCTGTGGTTGTCCACGCGGGATATGCTTCATGAATTTATCGGCTGTGGCACTCTGCTGGTCGTTTATCCGTACATCAAGACGCCAGGGCGCTCGCTCAAATGGGCTTATCTTGCCTTGGCTACTGCAACTATCGTGTATCTGGTTTTCTTTATTTATTCCTTTATGTACTTCAATCATGGACAGATGAAGGAACATTTGTGGCCAACCCTGAGCCTCATCAGCATTATTGAGATGCCTTTGATCCAGCGGATGGAGTATCTGGTGTTATCTTTTTGGCTGCTAAAAGTTCTGTCCATTATCACATTAGGCCTTTGGGCAGCATGTCATTGTTTGAAACTGGAAAGATCGATCAAACCCAGTCTTGGACTGAAACTCGCTATCGTTCTTTTTGCTGTACTGTTGTTCGTTGTTAAAGACACCGTGGATATTGATATGGTTACCGAGCTATACACCAGAACGGGCGAAATATTGATTCTGTTATATGTCCCGCTTCTATTTATCATCTCCCTGGTCCGCAAGAATATGGGCGATTCTGCCGGACCTCAGGATACGTCGGACCAGGCCAAAGGAGAAGAGACATGA
- a CDS encoding spore germination protein produces MNSSVNDNQHKSNTPHDPLDPCRRSDDFVMSTMTVSGLAFEVCYYKTLVDNHLLEVAIHSLQERVPSSEEVNLHDVLSHIPIEETKVTDQDEEMVQSLLQGSLLIRQCGQIHEVILVPMPGKEGVRSDNDTENEFSVIGPKVGFVEALPVNLHLVRTQLRTPNLIIKEMTLGSLSQSQVAILYMDGIAHPQNVSRMEDRLKGIDFDAVLDTSQLDQLIADNSLTPFPLFTTTERRDRVIYALITGQVAVISEGSPSFITGPSTLFDFFVSPEDYYLPWALGSFFRLIRIFGVIFSLFASALYVALMTFHYEVIPKELLGKLISSRQNVPFPPFVEAIFLETTIEFLREAGARLPNRIGQTLGIVGGIILGQAAVEAALTSNVLIIIVSLSALASFVTPIYKMSNAIRFLRFPIIILAAIWGAFGIAIGLCFLLVHLSRLKSLGSPYMAPFYPMQFRDLKDSLIRASYEQTDKRPSYLRPLSFIRYKPGRIHQTNQLDEE; encoded by the coding sequence ATGAATTCATCTGTAAATGATAACCAACATAAGTCAAATACACCTCATGACCCGCTCGATCCATGTCGTCGTTCCGATGATTTTGTAATGAGTACGATGACCGTATCTGGACTGGCCTTTGAAGTTTGCTACTATAAAACGCTCGTGGACAACCATCTTCTCGAAGTAGCCATCCACTCCTTGCAGGAACGCGTACCTTCAAGCGAAGAAGTGAATCTGCATGATGTGCTCTCGCATATCCCCATAGAGGAAACGAAAGTTACCGATCAAGACGAGGAAATGGTCCAATCCCTTCTTCAAGGCAGCCTGCTTATCCGGCAGTGTGGTCAGATCCATGAGGTCATCCTTGTTCCCATGCCAGGCAAGGAAGGGGTGAGAAGTGATAACGACACGGAAAATGAATTTAGTGTCATTGGACCCAAGGTTGGATTTGTCGAGGCATTGCCGGTTAACCTGCATCTGGTCCGTACACAGCTGCGGACACCCAATCTGATCATCAAGGAAATGACACTGGGTTCCTTGTCCCAATCCCAAGTGGCCATTCTGTATATGGATGGTATTGCTCATCCCCAGAACGTCAGCCGGATGGAGGACAGACTGAAGGGAATCGATTTTGATGCTGTCTTGGATACGTCACAGTTGGATCAACTGATCGCAGATAACTCACTTACTCCGTTCCCCTTGTTTACGACGACGGAACGAAGGGACAGAGTCATCTATGCCCTGATTACCGGGCAGGTTGCCGTCATCAGCGAAGGCTCGCCAAGTTTTATTACAGGGCCATCCACGTTATTTGACTTTTTTGTCTCGCCGGAAGATTATTATCTGCCGTGGGCGCTCGGTTCTTTTTTTCGCCTTATTCGCATTTTCGGAGTCATTTTCTCGCTGTTCGCTTCTGCCCTCTATGTGGCATTGATGACCTTTCACTATGAAGTCATACCCAAGGAGCTGCTTGGCAAATTGATCTCGTCCAGGCAAAATGTACCATTCCCCCCTTTCGTGGAAGCCATATTCCTGGAAACGACGATTGAATTCCTGCGTGAAGCAGGAGCCAGGCTGCCTAATCGGATCGGACAGACGCTGGGTATTGTCGGCGGGATCATTCTTGGGCAGGCCGCCGTGGAGGCCGCACTTACGAGCAACGTACTGATCATCATCGTATCCTTGTCTGCGCTCGCTTCGTTTGTGACACCGATCTATAAAATGTCCAATGCCATTCGTTTTCTGCGATTTCCGATCATTATACTGGCTGCCATCTGGGGCGCATTCGGAATCGCGATCGGACTTTGCTTCCTCCTCGTCCATCTATCTCGATTAAAATCGCTGGGGTCGCCTTATATGGCGCCTTTTTATCCAATGCAGTTCAGGGATCTGAAAGACAGCCTGATTCGTGCTTCCTATGAGCAGACGGACAAGAGGCCCAGCTATTTAAGGCCGCTCTCCTTCATCCGTTACAAGCCAGGCAGGATTCATCAAACGAATCAACTGGATGAGGAGTGA
- a CDS encoding Ger(x)C family spore germination protein, protein MTHRSKGILAVMAMLLLSSCQDTSIVNEISLVLTSAYDLKDNQIHNSVLIGEYTEKDKSDVELLEIDSSNSFDVMPRMNMQAKEPIEYGQLRMMVLGEAYAKHGVDDILRVLAHNTRVSRRMQFAVAEGKALDIIKASIPAHDPLYLMKLIEQNGNFANLPHFSLHQTLFQYFSKGQDIYLPRLRLNDQDKIMLDGLVVFKGEKAVLQLSDEEGLCLKLLTEDAKNGKFLAQTDQVGEAKKQAVNTTDNDALIKILSSSVKHQMVPDTPAATLDSKIHIRASVIKASRNDFLLSGQEIKELEAEMKRHMESKINQLIRKCQRENVDPFGFGEYVRSRTHHWNNETFYKEYGSMDIRAHVELTLIQDGIQE, encoded by the coding sequence ATGACACATCGATCCAAAGGGATACTGGCCGTAATGGCGATGCTGCTGCTCAGCTCCTGCCAGGATACGAGCATTGTGAATGAGATCAGTCTCGTGCTAACTTCCGCATACGATCTGAAAGATAATCAAATTCACAACAGTGTGCTCATCGGTGAGTACACGGAGAAGGACAAAAGTGATGTCGAACTGCTGGAGATTGATTCAAGCAACAGTTTCGATGTCATGCCAAGAATGAATATGCAGGCGAAAGAGCCTATTGAATATGGTCAATTAAGAATGATGGTTCTGGGCGAGGCATATGCGAAACACGGTGTAGACGATATTCTGCGTGTGTTAGCCCATAATACCCGAGTGTCCAGGCGTATGCAGTTTGCCGTAGCGGAAGGAAAGGCACTGGATATCATTAAGGCATCCATTCCCGCTCATGATCCGCTGTATCTGATGAAATTAATCGAGCAAAACGGCAACTTCGCGAATCTGCCTCACTTCAGTCTGCATCAGACGTTGTTCCAATATTTCAGCAAAGGACAGGATATCTATCTCCCTCGGCTTCGTTTGAACGATCAGGATAAAATTATGCTGGATGGACTCGTGGTTTTCAAAGGGGAAAAGGCTGTACTTCAGCTGAGCGATGAAGAGGGGCTTTGTTTGAAGCTGCTTACGGAGGATGCCAAGAATGGTAAGTTTCTTGCACAGACGGATCAGGTGGGGGAGGCAAAAAAACAAGCGGTTAATACCACAGACAATGATGCCCTAATTAAAATTTTATCTTCTTCCGTGAAGCATCAGATGGTTCCAGACACGCCAGCAGCAACTTTGGATTCGAAGATTCACATCCGTGCTTCCGTGATTAAAGCTTCGCGGAATGATTTTCTGTTATCCGGTCAGGAGATAAAGGAACTGGAAGCAGAGATGAAAAGGCATATGGAATCTAAAATCAATCAACTGATCCGCAAGTGTCAGAGAGAAAATGTGGATCCGTTCGGGTTTGGAGAGTATGTAAGAAGTCGCACCCACCACTGGAACAATGAAACGTTCTACAAGGAATATGGCTCCATGGACATTCGGGCCCACGTGGAACTGACTCTTATTCAGGATGGCATTCAGGAATAG
- a CDS encoding phosphatase PAP2 family protein: MIQQGKKAFSIPLLLAALSLTVFALIALSISDNQIHRFDNNLIGWIQGMEAPGVTKWMQVFTWIGSGWPVIIITIISMMVLYLFLGHRRELLFLAAVIAGSTLLNTLLKLAFQRARPTIHRIIEASGYSFPSGHSMAAFSLYGGLAFLIWKHIPTATGRVIMIILSSAFILTIGMSRVYLGVHYPSDIAGGYFLSGSWLAICIWFFQRYLERMSLLHSKPLT, from the coding sequence TTGATACAGCAAGGGAAAAAGGCCTTCTCTATCCCGCTGCTCCTTGCAGCATTGAGCCTTACCGTATTTGCACTGATTGCCTTATCCATCAGTGACAACCAGATCCACCGGTTTGATAATAACCTGATTGGATGGATACAAGGAATGGAAGCTCCCGGAGTGACCAAGTGGATGCAGGTGTTCACCTGGATTGGAAGCGGATGGCCTGTGATCATCATAACGATCATCTCCATGATGGTATTATATCTTTTCCTGGGACACCGACGGGAACTTCTGTTTTTGGCAGCAGTCATTGCTGGTTCCACCTTGCTGAACACCCTGTTGAAACTTGCATTTCAGCGTGCGAGACCAACCATTCACCGCATTATAGAAGCGAGCGGATACAGCTTCCCGAGCGGACACTCGATGGCCGCATTCAGCCTATATGGCGGGCTGGCCTTTCTGATCTGGAAGCATATCCCCACAGCGACAGGACGGGTGATCATGATCATCTTGAGTTCAGCATTTATTTTGACCATTGGCATGAGCCGGGTTTATCTGGGTGTACACTATCCCAGTGATATTGCCGGAGGCTACTTTCTGAGCGGAAGCTGGCTGGCGATTTGCATTTGGTTTTTCCAGCGTTATTTGGAGCGGATGTCCCTACTTCATTCCAAACCTCTGACGTAG
- a CDS encoding AraC family transcriptional regulator — protein sequence MELFNYKKSSDVLALSASFTDFTYKKHCHEEYAVGVTLRGIQQYHLDGHYQASHQNGVMLFNREQSHDGSSYDKAGIDYVMLYLKPEVVEDILGKKELRFSTPIVYDPGLARSILMLNHAVQNGQNEAKCSELVFSLVHLLSQSEIDSHISGPRDGLVRKAKEMMFSRFDDVLKLDDLCTEFNMSKFQFIREFKSQAGISPYQFFLNCKVEHARQAIEKHKDIYSAVAEYGFVDLTHLNRHFKRVFGVTAYEYMLQLN from the coding sequence GTGGAGCTGTTTAATTATAAGAAATCGTCCGATGTTCTGGCCCTTTCAGCCAGTTTTACGGATTTTACGTATAAGAAGCACTGTCATGAGGAATATGCGGTTGGCGTGACGCTGCGCGGTATCCAGCAGTATCATCTGGATGGTCATTATCAGGCTTCCCACCAGAACGGGGTCATGCTGTTTAATCGGGAGCAGTCCCATGATGGCAGTTCTTACGACAAGGCCGGAATCGACTACGTCATGTTGTATCTGAAGCCGGAGGTGGTAGAAGACATTCTGGGGAAAAAGGAATTGCGTTTCTCCACTCCCATCGTCTATGATCCCGGATTGGCACGAAGTATTCTCATGCTGAACCATGCCGTACAGAACGGGCAGAATGAAGCCAAATGCAGTGAACTGGTCTTCAGCCTTGTACACCTGCTGTCCCAGTCGGAGATCGATAGCCACATTTCCGGACCTCGCGACGGGCTTGTCCGCAAGGCTAAGGAAATGATGTTCAGCCGGTTTGATGATGTGCTGAAACTGGACGACCTTTGTACCGAATTCAACATGTCCAAGTTCCAGTTTATCCGTGAATTCAAGTCACAGGCAGGCATATCCCCCTACCAGTTTTTCCTGAACTGTAAGGTTGAACATGCCCGGCAGGCCATCGAGAAGCATAAGGATATTTACTCCGCGGTAGCCGAATACGGCTTCGTCGATCTGACGCATCTGAACAGGCATTTTAAGCGTGTCTTCGGCGTTACCGCGTATGAATATATGCTTCAACTGAACTGA
- a CDS encoding LysE family translocator has translation MNLTSFLIYCIVVTFTPGPSNIVILSSVQHAGARKTMHYVWGATMAFGMLLAASAFLNHLLAGILPSLLHVMQIVGSLYMLYLAYQIYKMGSSAEAPKQATGFVSGLIMQFVNPKVILFTFTVIPSYVLPYYDSSLSTVLFVFLITLIGFLAFTSWVVFGSVFRKFLHDHQKAFSIVMALFLVYSAIMVSGLI, from the coding sequence ATGAACCTTACATCTTTTTTGATTTATTGCATTGTGGTTACCTTTACACCAGGACCCAGCAATATTGTCATTTTATCTTCCGTCCAGCACGCGGGTGCACGCAAAACCATGCATTATGTGTGGGGAGCCACCATGGCATTTGGTATGCTGCTTGCCGCATCCGCTTTCCTCAATCATCTTCTGGCCGGCATCTTGCCCAGTCTTCTGCATGTGATGCAGATTGTTGGCAGCCTGTATATGCTGTACCTCGCCTATCAGATCTACAAGATGGGATCTTCCGCGGAGGCACCGAAGCAAGCGACCGGATTTGTGAGCGGTTTAATCATGCAGTTTGTGAATCCGAAAGTGATTCTGTTCACGTTCACCGTCATCCCCAGCTATGTACTGCCTTATTACGATTCCTCGCTGTCCACGGTGCTATTCGTCTTTCTCATTACTTTGATTGGATTTTTGGCCTTTACGAGCTGGGTTGTTTTCGGCTCTGTGTTCAGGAAGTTTTTGCATGATCATCAAAAAGCTTTTAGTATCGTGATGGCTCTCTTTTTGGTATACTCAGCCATTATGGTATCGGGACTCATCTAG
- a CDS encoding substrate-binding domain-containing protein: MKKTLLVYILLISAFALYVLRYEYSSEANGSWEAKGLRGDIGETYIMITFQSGLEYWKSVLKGFEDAGDALGVTVEYRGATRYDPKEQTTIIEQAIARKPAGIAISAIDPQSLIPVINKALDAGIPVVLFDADAPDSRAYSFLGTDNYQAGVTAADKMAELLGRGGEVAVLTMPGQQNHEERTEGFRDTIRDRYPSMKVVEVADGHGDAMKSRDEALRMMKAYPELGGIFVTEATGAAGVGEAVQNADAGHPLQIISFDTNKATLDMIKSGTISATIAQGTWNMGYWSLQYLFHLHHQLTVPAPSSSDENAPLPVRVDTGISVVTRSNVDDYYAK; the protein is encoded by the coding sequence ATGAAAAAGACATTGCTGGTCTACATTTTGCTTATCTCTGCTTTTGCACTGTATGTACTCAGGTATGAATACTCAAGCGAAGCGAATGGCTCTTGGGAGGCAAAGGGACTGCGTGGAGATATTGGTGAAACATACATCATGATCACATTTCAGTCCGGCTTGGAATATTGGAAAAGTGTGCTCAAAGGCTTCGAGGATGCAGGGGATGCGCTTGGAGTAACCGTGGAGTATCGGGGAGCTACCCGATATGACCCGAAGGAACAAACCACGATCATTGAGCAAGCTATTGCACGGAAACCGGCAGGCATCGCCATCTCCGCCATTGACCCGCAATCGCTTATTCCTGTGATTAACAAAGCATTGGATGCAGGCATTCCGGTGGTTTTGTTTGATGCGGATGCACCGGACAGCAGGGCTTATTCTTTTCTCGGTACGGACAATTACCAAGCTGGGGTGACTGCTGCGGACAAAATGGCCGAGCTTCTGGGCCGGGGGGGAGAAGTCGCCGTTCTGACCATGCCGGGACAGCAAAATCATGAAGAACGAACCGAAGGGTTCCGCGATACGATTCGTGACCGATACCCTTCCATGAAGGTCGTTGAAGTCGCGGATGGACACGGAGATGCTATGAAATCAAGAGATGAAGCCCTCCGAATGATGAAGGCATATCCAGAGCTCGGCGGTATTTTTGTCACCGAAGCGACTGGGGCAGCGGGTGTCGGTGAAGCGGTTCAGAATGCGGATGCAGGTCATCCGCTCCAAATCATATCCTTTGATACCAATAAAGCTACGCTGGATATGATCAAGAGCGGCACAATCTCTGCAACCATCGCACAGGGAACCTGGAACATGGGATATTGGTCCCTTCAATACCTGTTTCATTTGCATCACCAACTGACCGTACCTGCACCGTCTTCTTCCGATGAAAATGCACCGCTGCCGGTAAGGGTGGATACCGGAATTTCTGTCGTGACACGCTCGAATGTAGATGATTATTATGCCAAATAA
- a CDS encoding cache domain-containing sensor histidine kinase — protein sequence MKSGLQSLRLRNMPLRYQLMLLFLLFAIVPSVGLGLLVNWTVERIVERQVEGHTMQLIGKVNEALDSKMENLQNMTYLIAFDPDIRAFMEGKTEFDGHTGAAVSSGDSNQSTDQDQLYGIKQFLQGFTTLYPEIAGIVLVNGNGDYISNEMYPKTNLSLVQEEWYQGASRNAGIFTVLGQPRQRNITTHVRYKDSEIVSVARSITDETSGRVLGVIMIDLKLRTVSQAARDVTLGKSGYVMVTDAEGRSVYMPDNPLVEQIPSAWFPSGDSGIFNAEADGKELLFMYQSSSFTGWRTVGVFPARESIAEVRQIQFYVVSFVFMVCLFGLSASLRFSSSIAQPIFRLMSYMRRAETGNLRSGRWSDRADEIGMLGRSFNRMLAQIRQLMSLNELRERQKRDAEMRSLQEHIKPHFLYNTLDTIHWMAQRKGVDDVSEMVGALSRLFRIGLSKGNDFIPLQSEVEHISSYLQIQQTRYRNRLQCELVIPEELKELFVLKLVLQPIVENAIYHGIKGRRGPGTIRIEAKVQDHKLYLTVQDDGAGMSSERLHEMAQLLGTPLESMETQEAGQGGKSYGMLNVQARLRLSFGEEYGISLNSREGEGTCVTITQPLMKELPQALQFDTEGRRDSQ from the coding sequence ATGAAGAGCGGATTACAGAGTCTGCGCTTGCGTAATATGCCGCTTCGCTATCAGCTGATGCTGCTCTTTCTGCTCTTTGCGATTGTTCCTTCAGTGGGACTCGGACTGCTGGTGAACTGGACTGTGGAACGGATTGTTGAAAGACAGGTTGAGGGACACACGATGCAGCTGATCGGTAAAGTCAATGAAGCACTTGACAGCAAGATGGAGAATTTGCAAAACATGACCTATCTGATTGCGTTTGACCCGGATATCCGTGCGTTCATGGAAGGAAAAACGGAGTTTGACGGTCATACAGGAGCAGCCGTATCCAGTGGCGATTCGAACCAGTCCACAGATCAGGATCAACTGTATGGGATCAAGCAGTTTTTGCAGGGATTCACGACATTGTATCCGGAGATAGCAGGAATTGTCCTCGTGAATGGAAACGGAGATTACATTAGCAACGAGATGTACCCGAAAACCAATCTGAGCCTGGTTCAGGAGGAATGGTACCAAGGTGCATCCCGGAATGCCGGCATTTTTACGGTTCTGGGTCAACCGAGACAGCGTAACATCACGACACATGTTCGGTATAAGGATAGTGAAATTGTGTCTGTTGCACGTTCCATTACGGATGAAACATCAGGACGCGTGCTCGGTGTCATTATGATTGACCTGAAACTGCGTACCGTATCTCAGGCCGCCAGGGATGTGACGCTGGGGAAATCCGGATATGTGATGGTGACCGATGCAGAAGGGCGAAGTGTCTATATGCCGGACAATCCACTTGTTGAGCAGATTCCATCAGCGTGGTTCCCATCCGGAGATAGCGGAATATTTAACGCAGAAGCGGATGGGAAGGAATTGTTGTTCATGTACCAGTCTTCCTCGTTCACAGGATGGAGAACTGTAGGGGTATTCCCGGCAAGGGAATCGATAGCTGAAGTCCGCCAGATTCAGTTTTACGTCGTCAGTTTTGTGTTCATGGTCTGTCTCTTTGGTCTGAGCGCTTCCCTTCGGTTCTCCAGTTCCATTGCTCAACCGATTTTCCGGTTAATGTCTTATATGCGCAGGGCGGAAACGGGAAATCTCAGATCCGGCCGCTGGAGCGACCGGGCTGATGAAATCGGCATGCTGGGCAGAAGTTTTAACCGAATGCTGGCACAGATCAGGCAGCTCATGTCCCTTAACGAATTACGGGAGCGGCAAAAACGGGATGCTGAAATGCGAAGCCTGCAGGAGCATATTAAACCTCATTTTTTATATAACACCCTGGATACGATCCATTGGATGGCACAGAGGAAAGGTGTGGACGATGTATCCGAGATGGTAGGTGCTCTGTCCAGACTGTTTCGTATCGGGCTCAGCAAAGGCAATGATTTCATTCCCTTGCAATCCGAGGTGGAACATATATCCAGTTATCTGCAAATTCAGCAGACCCGGTATCGGAACCGACTTCAATGTGAGTTGGTGATTCCGGAGGAGCTGAAGGAGCTCTTCGTGCTTAAGCTGGTGCTGCAGCCTATTGTGGAAAATGCCATTTATCACGGGATTAAGGGCAGACGAGGTCCGGGTACCATTCGAATTGAAGCCAAAGTACAAGATCATAAGCTGTATCTGACGGTACAGGATGATGGCGCCGGGATGTCCAGCGAGCGGCTGCACGAGATGGCGCAACTGCTCGGTACGCCCCTGGAAAGCATGGAAACACAGGAAGCCGGTCAGGGCGGCAAAAGCTATGGCATGCTGAATGTACAGGCACGCCTTCGGCTTTCTTTTGGAGAAGAATATGGGATCAGTTTGAATAGTCGTGAAGGTGAAGGGACTTGTGTGACCATCACTCAGCCGTTGATGAAAGAACTTCCACAAGCGTTGCAATTCGATACTGAAGGAAGGCGGGATAGTCAATGA
- a CDS encoding response regulator transcription factor: MKEAMIRAAWTEPETESTAASVAAAQTLQSARRYQVLIADDEPIIREGIRDAIDWEALGMEVACEAEDGEEALELAVQFGIDIILVDMNMPFLNGIDLIRRLQDECPDCRCLIISGHDEFAYAQEAVRLGVEDYILKPVDAERLHTALMRLKQRMDEERRRTAYVKQAADQIERNIPLLRQRFCLEWLEGRAEGKDLTEQLAFLRLPSDPPVQIGVVRWPAAEARQSLMRENDRQLFLFAVENIIGELLGDLPHVLFRDPNGLIGFCLWQTAPEELDCTIEQQISTCLNIAVHAHVEQNTGALEEVPSAYRLCRELIYGEARLSPLVRRARQIIHEGYAERELTLESLASRLQVSSVYLSRVLKKELNDTFVTLVTHARIRKAVQLLDSTALPIHSIAERVGYDTQHYFSTAFKKVMGISPAQYRKDGGTGQNASEDRV, translated from the coding sequence ATGAAGGAAGCAATGATCCGAGCAGCTTGGACAGAACCAGAGACGGAGAGTACAGCAGCATCAGTGGCTGCAGCCCAGACATTGCAGTCGGCCCGGCGTTACCAAGTGCTGATCGCAGATGATGAACCGATTATTCGCGAAGGCATTCGGGATGCCATTGACTGGGAAGCGCTTGGCATGGAGGTTGCCTGTGAAGCGGAGGACGGAGAGGAAGCACTGGAGCTGGCTGTCCAGTTTGGTATTGATATCATTCTAGTGGATATGAACATGCCATTTCTGAACGGCATTGATCTGATCCGTCGCCTTCAGGACGAGTGTCCGGATTGCCGCTGCCTCATCATCTCCGGGCATGATGAGTTCGCTTATGCCCAAGAGGCTGTGCGGCTTGGCGTGGAGGATTACATTCTTAAGCCGGTAGATGCAGAGCGGCTGCACACTGCACTTATGCGCCTGAAACAGCGGATGGATGAAGAACGCAGACGTACGGCCTACGTCAAGCAGGCTGCCGACCAGATCGAACGCAATATTCCGCTGCTGCGGCAGCGTTTTTGTCTAGAGTGGCTGGAAGGACGAGCGGAAGGAAAAGATCTGACGGAGCAGCTTGCGTTCCTGCGCCTGCCATCGGATCCGCCTGTGCAGATCGGGGTCGTCCGCTGGCCTGCGGCCGAAGCACGCCAGTCCCTTATGCGGGAGAATGATCGTCAATTGTTTCTTTTTGCCGTAGAAAATATTATCGGTGAGCTGCTGGGAGATCTTCCCCATGTCCTGTTCCGGGACCCGAATGGATTAATTGGCTTCTGTCTATGGCAGACAGCTCCGGAAGAACTGGATTGCACCATTGAACAGCAAATTAGTACCTGTCTGAATATTGCTGTTCATGCTCATGTGGAGCAGAATACAGGTGCATTGGAGGAAGTCCCGAGTGCTTACCGGTTATGCCGTGAGCTTATCTATGGGGAAGCCCGCTTATCTCCGCTGGTGCGCAGAGCTCGGCAGATCATTCATGAAGGATACGCGGAACGGGAATTGACACTGGAATCGCTCGCTTCGCGTCTGCAAGTCTCCTCGGTATATCTCAGCCGGGTGCTCAAGAAAGAGTTAAACGATACATTCGTAACCCTGGTCACACATGCCCGCATCCGCAAAGCAGTACAGCTGCTGGATTCAACGGCACTGCCTATCCACAGCATTGCAGAACGGGTCGGTTACGATACCCAGCACTATTTCAGCACGGCGTTCAAGAAAGTGATGGGCATTTCACCCGCACAGTATCGGAAGGATGGGGGCACAGGGCAGAATGCCTCCGAAGACCGGGTGTAG